The following proteins are co-located in the Apium graveolens cultivar Ventura chromosome 5, ASM990537v1, whole genome shotgun sequence genome:
- the LOC141724321 gene encoding mitochondrial Rho GTPase 1-like yields MAGGASDKAGSKGVRIVVAGDKGTGKSSLIVTAVADTFPANVPPVLPPTNLPVDIYPEKVPVTIIDTASSAETRGKLAEDLKKADAVVLTYACDNPSTLDRISTFWLPELRRLEVRVPVIVVGCKLDLRDEQHSVSLEQVMSPIMQQFREIETCIECSALNHIQIPEVFYYSQKAVLHPTAPLFDQEAQTLKPRCIRALKRIFIICDQDKDGALSDAELNDFQVKCFNAPLQPSEIVGVKRVVQEKLPEGVNDRGLTLTGFLFLHALFIEKGRLETTWTVLRKFGYNNDIRLDADQLPPPIRKTPDQTVELTSEAIEFLKETFSTFDTDGDGSLRTGELEDIFSTAPESPWSEVPYEDAAERTALGGLSLDGFLSVWALMTVRDPIYSVENLIYIGYAGDPSSAIRVTRRRRIDRKKKQTDRSVFQCFVFGPKEAGKSALLNSLIGRPFSDGYILTTEEHYAANMIDQPGGKKTLIMREIPEEVVGQLLSKKDALAACDIAVFVYDSSDEHSWKRTTELLLKVASHGEATGYEVPCLIVAAKDDLDPHMEALQDSTRVSQNMGIDAPIPISTKLGDFNNVFRKITAAAEHPHLSIPETDAGKSRKQYHRLLNRSLVFVSVGAAVTLVGLAAYRAYAARKSSS; encoded by the exons ATGGCAGGAGGTGCTTCTGATAAGGCAGGCTCTAAAGGCGTTCGTATTGTCGTCGCCGGCGACAAAGGCACCGGAAAATCCAGCCTGATTGTCACTGCCGTTGCCGATACTTTTCCCGCCAATGTCCCTCCGGTGTTGCCGCCCACCAATTTACCCGTCGATATCTATCCTGAGAAAGTTCCTGTTACTATCATCGATACTGCTTccag TGCAGAGACTAGAGGCAAACTCGCGGAAGACCTGAAGAAAGCTGATGCCGTGGTTTTAACTTATGCTTGTGATAACCCTTCTACTCTTGATCGGATTAGTACTTTCTGGCTTCCTGAATTACGACGGTTAGAG GTAAGGGTGCCAGTGATAGTGGTGGGTTGTAAGCTGGATTTACGGGATGAACAACATTCAGTTAGTCTAGAGCAGGTGATGTCCCCCATTATGCAGCAGTTTCGGGAGATTGAGACTTGCATTGAATGCTCCGCACTGAACCATATTCAG ATTCCTGAGGTTTTCTACTATTCCCAAAAAGCAGTGCTTCATCCCACGGCTCCACTATTTGATCAGGAAGCACAAACGTTGAAACCCCGATGCATTAGGGCTTTGAAAAGGATATTTATTATATGTGACCAAGACAAAGATGGTGCTCTTAGTGATGCAGAGCTGAATGATTTTCAG GTCAAGTGTTTTAATGCTCCTTTGCAACCTTCTGAAATAGTCGGTGTCAAGAGGGTCGTGCAAGAAAAATTGCCAGAAGGCGTCAATGACCGTGGTCTTACTTTGACAGGCTTTCTCTTTCTCCATGCACTATTCATAGAGAAGGGCCGATTAGAGACAACATGGACTGTCCTAAGGAAATTTGGTTACAACAATGACATCAGACTTGATGCAGATCAACTTCCACCTCCCATAAGAAAGACTCCTGATCAG ACTGTGGAGCTTACAAGTGAAGCCATTGAGTTCCTTAAAGAGACCTTCTCGACATTTGACACAGATGGT GATGGGTCGCTTCGAACGGGTGAGCTTGAGGATATTTTTTCTACTGCCCCTGAAAG TCCTTGGAGTGAAGTTCCATATGAAGATGCTGCAGAGAGGACAGCTTTGGGAGGGCTTTCACTTGACGGATTTCTATCTGTG TGGGCTCTTATGACCGTTCGAGACCCTATTTACAGTGTTGAGAACCTAATATATATTGGCTATGCTGGCGATCCTTCTTCTGCCATCCGTGTCACTAGAAGAAGACGCATAGATCGCAAAAAGAAACAAACTGACAGGAGTGTTTTCCAGTGCTTTGTTTTTGGTCCTAAAGAGGCTGGAAAGTCTGCATTATTGAATTCTCTTATTGGAAG GCCGTTCTCTGATGGTTATATTCTAACGACAGAGGAACATTATGCAGCTAACATGATAGATCAACCTGGG GGAAAGAAAACCCTTATTATGCGAGAAATTCCTGAAGAAGTTGTCGGACAACTACTTTCTAAGAAAGATGCCCTGGCAGCTTGTGATATAGCTGTTTTTGTTTATGACAG TTCTGATGAGCACTCATGGAAGAGGACAACTGAATTGCTACTGAAAGTAGCGAGTCATGGAGAAGCCACTGGTTATGAGGTGCCATGCCTGATTGTTGCCGCTAAAGATGATCTGGATCCACATATGGAAGCACTTCAAGATTCAACTAGG GTCAGTCAGAATATGGGGATCGATGCACCTATACCAATCAGTACAAAGTTGGGTGATTTTAATAATGTTTTTAGAAAAATCACTGCCGCTGCAGAGCACCCTCATCTGAGCATTCCTGAAACTGACGCTGGCAAGAGCCGCAAGCAGTACCATCGACTTCTTAATCGCTCTCTCGTTTTTGTATCAG TTGGAGCTGCAGTTACCCTTGTTGGGCTGGCTGCTTACCGTGCATATGCTGCAAGAAAGAGCTCAAGTTAA
- the LOC141724320 gene encoding uncharacterized protein LOC141724320, which translates to MRSQVINEQVLLVKHTCSLYKKKGSVKFTGQRQVHSAPSPIAMMVNLPKHSFQNQNKPSGFASLECNYCHGKNHTKDKCFKLVGYPSDHPYHPNKKGKKRPFTNKNAATSHNVGSHSSSPVTHPSKADHAMQITAASSASESHGTTSKSSNWTAQMAALQQQMNTLMHHLSAKGSSSPTASPSFSYGHNVACTTFSLSSISTLSPHVWILDTGATNHMCCDVTAVHDVKAFPESISANFPNGEASIVTHS; encoded by the exons ATGCGGTCTCAAGTGATCAACGAACAAGTGCTACTGGTCAA GCATACATGCTCCTTATACAAGAAGAAAGGCAGCGTCAAGTTCACAGGGCAGCGTCAAGTTCACAGTGCACCATCTCCAATTGCTATGATGGTTAATTTGCCCAAACATTCTTTCCAAAACCAAAATAAACCATCTGGTTTTGCTTCTTTGGAATGCAACTATTGTCATGGTAAGAACCATACAAAAGACAAATGTTTCAAGTTGGTAGGATACCCATCAGATCATCCTTATCACCCAAACAAAAAAGGAAAGAAACGTCCATTTACTAACAAGAATGCTGCCACTTCTCATAATGTTGGTTCTCATTCTAGTTCTCCAGTCACACATCCATCCAAAGCTGATCATGCTATGCAAATCACTGCTGCCTCCAGTGCTTCTGAAAGTCATGGTACTACTTCAAAATCTTCAAATTGGACTGCACAAATGGCTGCTTTACAACAACAAATGAATACATTGATGCATCATCTTTCTGCAAAGGGATCTTCATCACCTACTGCATCACCATCCTTTTCTTATGGCCATAATGTGGCATGTACCACATTCTCTTTATCTTCAATTTCAACATTATCTCCTCATGTATGGATTTTGGATACTGGAGCCACAAATCACATGTGTTGTGATGTTACTGCAGTGCATGATGTCAAAGCTTTTCCAGAATCCATTTCTGCTAATTTTCCTAATGGAGAGGCTTCCATTGTGACACATTCTTGA